Proteins from a single region of Candidatus Delongbacteria bacterium:
- a CDS encoding C10 family peptidase, whose amino-acid sequence MTARIHWMLTGLLGAGLLLEAAVAGIDAGQAQRVAERFLARQGREFRPAAAVQPVGGLFHLIRLETGYVVVSADTRLPPVPAWSATAGFGALDAASNPLLALLEADLAGRLEHQAALSAEQRAARHQAWEEWLGSAPVRSGSREEVFPPEGSTSTGGWVETQWGQGPPWNDDCPRSGTGQRGLAGCPAVTMGQILAYHRNPGEGGFGAADRYHHSYAGNSYWIDDDWEARGFPSFPQLNERLDSLAAHWAAGAEADAGEQAALIFACGTAARQVYHHQGSGTFGVDQAYSGWQRLGCSGARLLDADDHDPYGALSENMRSGLPAHLAVVTPAWDAGHNLVVDGWNGDGYFHLNFGWEGAYDGWYLLPQELPFSLTVLEGMIVDIQPPLSALAPRERPGAGLELAAWPNPGNPRIRLACRLETAARARLEVFDLGGRRVALLHDGPLPAGASQLDWIPTAASGLYLARLSLPGSGAAVSTRLLLLR is encoded by the coding sequence ATGACGGCGCGAATCCACTGGATGTTGACCGGGCTGCTGGGAGCCGGACTGCTGCTGGAGGCCGCGGTCGCGGGCATCGATGCCGGGCAGGCCCAGCGCGTGGCCGAGCGCTTCCTGGCCCGCCAGGGTCGCGAGTTCCGGCCCGCGGCGGCCGTCCAACCCGTGGGCGGGCTCTTCCACCTGATCCGGCTGGAGACAGGCTACGTGGTGGTGTCCGCGGACACGCGCCTGCCGCCGGTGCCCGCCTGGTCCGCCACGGCCGGGTTCGGCGCGCTGGACGCGGCGAGCAATCCCCTGCTGGCGCTGCTGGAGGCCGATCTGGCCGGGCGGTTGGAGCACCAGGCCGCGCTCAGCGCGGAGCAGCGCGCGGCCCGCCACCAGGCCTGGGAGGAGTGGCTGGGCTCCGCGCCCGTGCGGAGCGGCTCGCGCGAGGAAGTCTTTCCGCCGGAGGGCAGCACGTCCACGGGCGGCTGGGTGGAGACCCAGTGGGGCCAGGGCCCGCCCTGGAACGACGACTGTCCGCGCTCGGGCACGGGCCAGCGCGGCCTGGCGGGCTGTCCGGCGGTGACCATGGGGCAGATCCTGGCCTACCACCGCAATCCGGGCGAGGGCGGGTTCGGCGCCGCCGACCGCTACCACCACAGCTACGCGGGCAACAGCTACTGGATCGACGACGACTGGGAGGCCCGGGGCTTTCCCTCCTTCCCGCAGCTCAACGAGCGGCTGGACAGCCTGGCGGCCCACTGGGCGGCGGGCGCGGAGGCGGACGCCGGGGAGCAGGCGGCGCTGATCTTCGCCTGCGGCACGGCGGCGCGCCAGGTCTACCACCACCAGGGCTCCGGCACCTTCGGGGTGGACCAGGCCTACAGCGGCTGGCAGCGGCTGGGCTGCAGCGGCGCGCGCCTGCTGGACGCCGACGACCACGATCCCTACGGCGCCCTCAGCGAGAACATGCGCAGCGGCCTGCCCGCGCACCTGGCCGTGGTCACGCCGGCCTGGGACGCCGGACACAACCTGGTGGTGGACGGCTGGAACGGCGACGGCTACTTCCACCTGAACTTCGGCTGGGAGGGCGCCTACGACGGCTGGTACCTGCTGCCCCAGGAACTGCCCTTCAGCCTGACCGTGCTGGAGGGGATGATCGTGGACATCCAGCCGCCCCTGAGCGCCCTGGCCCCGCGCGAGCGGCCCGGCGCCGGGCTGGAGCTGGCGGCCTGGCCCAACCCGGGCAACCCGCGGATCCGGCTGGCCTGCCGGCTGGAGACGGCGGCCCGGGCCCGGCTGGAAGTGTTCGATCTGGGCGGCCGTCGCGTGGCGCTGCTGCACGACGGTCCGCTGCCGGCGGGGGCCAGCCAGCTGGACTGGATTCCCACGGCGGCCTCGGGACTCTACCTCGCGCGCCTGAGCCTGCCGGGGAGCGGCGCGGCCGTCAGCACGCGCCTGTTGCTGCTGCGCTAG
- a CDS encoding FlgD immunoglobulin-like domain containing protein: MNTLRFLLPVLLLWLARPAMAVNETIWLTDAAYEDTVTVRVGEVLEIFVRVNSNGTAISGFQSFVHVAESFATPVRYNETPTGWFLDRGIFGVYGQVIFADDHDFRFPDNPLPGHQLDWCVQTGVSNPRPAFTVNGTACSFKLRFLQPAQGIVLGFDHDNNHFRNTLFWEGQSAIEYPFFREYPLVINVIGMEFGPLPDVYLTSEAPRDSLNLVSYLDEMLNVNPDSVWYSVSPLGPNQVCALDTLRLPGAYWLGFTGTGPGTMVDLEVTAHYQHLTALDTLRVYRGDPPIIDDGMAAGEPFVTWAEDGETWLDFDDWVTDLDDPVENLSWSLLGGNYTVTLTLDAALRRGHFTAPPDWFGGDTLLVRVADPGGMADTSRLVTLVTPVNDPPELDLPELVEVHPGQVLVLDLEELTHDIDDAYDMLFWEVLGDTSQVAARVNHQNHTLSLEVREGVPLWTFVDIDLKVTDSGLLTDVEPLHLQVSSYPPIWEPLGELLIPAGSSAQLDLNAFVSDLDNPDGQLTIWLEGLQQVSVVVDALSHLATFNAPGNWSGVEWAVAHVRDPNDNTDVDSLLVVTLQGGNPVVALVPDLVFLPGTRDTLELDPHVWDLDTPDEQMDWAVNNAGIFYTQLDTLARRVIYTAPMLPGTTDLSYYRAEDPQGHWAEDIGSLAVIDPSGRPVIFPQAEIWMRVNELDSSLSLDNAAYDYDDPPEALTWSVGAGSLVTGTVRASDRRLLLQSGFTPGTETLQLHVEDPDGQVADGPLVVHVSEGNLPIVSAFAPRFVIAGQTDTLASLSSWVYDEDANEQISWSFVDPPGGAVHTVWDPVHDRALIGTEPAHRGTDPIGAVATDQARNSDMEWITLTTLENEPPLLELAVLPNPAEPRLLDVVAVSNEALRSLTGTRLADSAALSFTEMVVSNPAVRIHRADLVAPDGVETWRIRAVDLPGYPQVAGNSSTDSLVLGSALLARPGDGLPAPDGGLRLDWLSGLSNGRWVVRELGDEETRSWRVSGPTGGRVRLAGVGQALEVLDESGWRLVTAEDDAVGACLVRPLRAGDPDGGDQPAGFALHPAWPNPFNPETVLSLELPRDGVARLEIHDLAGRRICTLLEGPQPAGSRQLRWNGRDEAGVPVASGVYFARLRQDGRQAVQKLLLLK, from the coding sequence ATGAACACTCTGCGCTTCCTCCTCCCCGTGCTGCTGCTCTGGCTGGCGCGGCCCGCCATGGCCGTCAACGAGACCATCTGGCTGACGGACGCCGCCTACGAGGACACAGTGACCGTGCGCGTGGGGGAGGTCCTCGAGATCTTTGTTCGCGTCAACAGCAACGGCACGGCCATCTCGGGCTTCCAGAGCTTTGTGCACGTCGCTGAGAGCTTCGCCACCCCGGTCCGCTACAATGAGACTCCCACGGGCTGGTTTCTGGACCGGGGCATCTTCGGCGTGTACGGACAGGTCATCTTCGCCGACGATCACGACTTCCGCTTCCCGGACAATCCGCTGCCCGGCCATCAATTGGATTGGTGCGTCCAGACCGGGGTCAGCAATCCGCGTCCGGCCTTCACGGTCAACGGCACGGCCTGCAGCTTCAAGCTGCGCTTCCTGCAGCCCGCCCAGGGCATTGTGCTGGGCTTCGACCACGACAACAACCACTTCCGCAACACACTGTTCTGGGAAGGCCAGTCGGCCATCGAGTACCCCTTCTTCCGGGAGTATCCGCTGGTCATCAACGTGATCGGAATGGAGTTCGGACCGCTGCCCGACGTCTACCTCACCAGCGAGGCGCCGCGCGACAGCCTGAATCTGGTCAGCTATCTGGACGAGATGCTCAACGTCAACCCGGACAGCGTCTGGTACTCCGTCAGCCCGCTGGGGCCGAACCAGGTCTGCGCCCTGGACACCCTGCGCCTGCCCGGCGCCTACTGGCTGGGCTTCACGGGCACCGGGCCGGGCACCATGGTGGATTTGGAGGTGACGGCCCACTACCAGCACCTCACCGCCCTGGACACCCTGCGCGTCTACCGCGGCGACCCGCCGATCATCGACGATGGGATGGCCGCGGGCGAGCCTTTCGTCACCTGGGCCGAGGACGGCGAGACCTGGCTGGACTTCGACGACTGGGTGACGGACCTGGACGACCCGGTGGAGAACCTGAGCTGGAGCCTGCTGGGCGGCAACTACACCGTGACCCTGACCCTGGACGCGGCCCTGCGGCGCGGCCATTTCACGGCGCCGCCGGACTGGTTCGGCGGGGACACGCTGCTGGTCCGCGTGGCGGACCCCGGCGGGATGGCGGACACCTCGCGGCTGGTGACCCTGGTGACGCCGGTCAACGATCCGCCCGAATTGGACCTGCCGGAGCTGGTGGAGGTCCATCCCGGCCAGGTGCTGGTGCTGGACCTGGAGGAGCTGACCCACGACATCGACGACGCCTACGACATGCTGTTCTGGGAGGTGCTGGGCGACACCAGCCAGGTGGCCGCGCGCGTCAACCACCAGAACCACACGCTGAGCTTGGAGGTGCGGGAGGGCGTGCCCCTCTGGACCTTCGTGGACATCGACCTGAAAGTGACGGACTCGGGCCTGCTGACGGACGTGGAGCCGCTGCACCTGCAGGTCTCGAGCTACCCGCCGATCTGGGAGCCGCTGGGCGAGCTGCTGATCCCCGCCGGGAGCAGCGCGCAGCTGGACCTGAACGCCTTCGTCTCCGACCTGGACAACCCCGACGGGCAGCTGACCATCTGGCTGGAGGGCCTGCAGCAGGTCTCGGTGGTGGTGGACGCCCTGAGCCACCTGGCCACCTTCAACGCGCCGGGCAACTGGTCGGGCGTGGAGTGGGCCGTGGCCCACGTGCGGGATCCCAACGACAACACGGACGTGGACTCGCTCTTGGTGGTGACCCTGCAGGGCGGCAATCCCGTGGTGGCGCTGGTGCCCGACCTGGTCTTCCTGCCGGGCACGCGGGACACCCTGGAGCTGGACCCGCACGTCTGGGACCTGGACACGCCGGACGAGCAGATGGATTGGGCCGTGAACAACGCCGGCATCTTCTACACCCAGTTGGACACGCTGGCCCGGCGCGTGATCTACACGGCGCCCATGCTGCCCGGCACCACGGACCTCTCCTACTACCGCGCGGAGGATCCCCAGGGCCACTGGGCCGAGGACATCGGCAGCCTGGCGGTGATCGATCCCTCCGGCCGGCCCGTGATCTTTCCCCAGGCGGAGATTTGGATGCGGGTCAACGAGCTGGACTCCAGCCTCTCCCTGGACAACGCGGCCTATGACTACGACGATCCGCCGGAGGCCCTGACCTGGAGCGTGGGGGCGGGCAGCCTGGTGACCGGCACGGTGCGTGCCTCCGACCGGCGCCTGCTGCTGCAGAGCGGGTTCACGCCAGGCACGGAGACTCTGCAGCTACACGTGGAGGATCCCGACGGCCAGGTGGCCGACGGCCCGCTGGTCGTGCACGTCTCCGAGGGCAACCTGCCCATCGTCAGCGCCTTCGCCCCGCGTTTCGTGATCGCCGGGCAGACGGACACGCTGGCCTCCCTTTCCAGCTGGGTCTACGATGAGGATGCGAACGAGCAGATCAGCTGGTCCTTCGTCGATCCGCCGGGCGGCGCCGTGCACACGGTCTGGGATCCCGTCCACGACCGGGCGCTGATCGGCACGGAGCCCGCCCACCGGGGCACGGACCCCATCGGCGCCGTGGCCACGGACCAGGCCCGCAACAGCGACATGGAGTGGATCACCCTGACCACGCTGGAGAACGAGCCGCCCCTGCTGGAACTGGCCGTGCTGCCCAACCCGGCGGAACCCCGCCTGCTGGACGTGGTGGCGGTGAGCAATGAGGCCCTGCGCAGCCTGACGGGCACGCGCCTGGCCGACAGCGCGGCGCTGAGCTTCACGGAGATGGTGGTGTCCAATCCCGCGGTGCGCATCCACCGGGCGGACCTCGTCGCCCCCGACGGCGTGGAGACCTGGCGGATCCGCGCGGTGGACCTGCCGGGCTATCCGCAGGTGGCGGGCAACAGCAGCACAGATTCCCTGGTGCTGGGCTCGGCCCTGCTGGCCCGACCCGGCGACGGGCTGCCCGCGCCGGACGGCGGCCTGCGCCTGGACTGGCTGTCCGGGCTGAGCAACGGCCGCTGGGTGGTGCGCGAACTGGGGGATGAAGAGACGCGCAGCTGGCGCGTGAGCGGGCCCACGGGCGGCCGGGTCCGGCTGGCGGGCGTGGGTCAGGCGCTGGAGGTGCTGGACGAAAGCGGCTGGCGGCTTGTGACGGCGGAAGACGACGCGGTGGGCGCCTGTCTGGTGCGGCCGCTGCGCGCTGGGGATCCGGACGGCGGCGACCAGCCCGCGGGCTTCGCGCTGCATCCCGCCTGGCCCAATCCCTTCAATCCGGAGACTGTCCTGAGCCTCGAACTGCCCCGGGACGGCGTGGCGCGGCTGGAGATCCACGACCTGGCCGGCCGGCGCATCTGCACGCTGCTGGAGGGTCCGCAGCCGGCAGGCAGCCGGCAGCTGCGCTGGAACGGGCGGGACGAGGCCGGCGTGCCGGTGGCCAGCGGCGTCTACTTCGCCCGCCTGCGCCAGGATGGTCGCCAGGCCGTGCAGAAGCTGCTGCTGCTGAAGTAG